In Nocardioides marinus, one DNA window encodes the following:
- a CDS encoding SDR family NAD(P)-dependent oxidoreductase, whose translation MGRFDGRVVIVTGAARGIGFGTANRFAEEGASVAIIDLDEAAAAEAAGKLSLVDGAKSVGVGCDVSNPESVDAAVERVVSELGGLHVLVNNAGITRDNLLFKMTEQDWDMVMGVHLKGAFLMTKAAQKHFVEQRYGKVVNISSTSALGNRGQANYSAAKMGVQGFTRTLGIELGPFGINANAVAPGFIATEMTDATAARLKLDVEEFRKMNADANPVKRVGFPEDIAAAVTFLASDESSYITGQTLYVDGGISLGV comes from the coding sequence ATGGGTCGTTTCGACGGTCGCGTCGTCATCGTCACCGGAGCCGCGCGCGGCATCGGCTTCGGCACCGCCAACCGCTTCGCCGAGGAGGGCGCCTCGGTCGCGATCATCGACCTCGACGAGGCCGCTGCCGCCGAGGCCGCCGGCAAGCTGTCGCTGGTCGACGGCGCGAAGTCCGTGGGCGTGGGCTGCGACGTCAGCAACCCCGAGAGCGTCGACGCCGCCGTCGAGCGGGTCGTCAGCGAGCTCGGCGGCCTGCACGTGCTGGTCAACAACGCCGGCATCACCCGCGACAACCTGCTGTTCAAGATGACCGAGCAGGACTGGGACATGGTCATGGGCGTCCACCTCAAGGGCGCGTTCCTCATGACCAAGGCCGCGCAGAAGCACTTCGTCGAGCAGCGCTACGGCAAGGTCGTCAACATCTCCTCGACCTCGGCGCTGGGCAATCGCGGCCAGGCCAACTACTCCGCGGCGAAGATGGGCGTGCAGGGCTTCACCCGCACCCTCGGCATCGAGCTCGGCCCCTTCGGCATCAACGCCAACGCCGTCGCCCCCGGCTTCATCGCCACCGAGATGACCGACGCCACCGCGGCGCGCCTCAAGCTCGACGTCGAGGAGTTCCGGAAGATGAACGCGGACGCCAACCCGGTCAAGCGGGTCGGCTTCCCCGAGGACATCGCCGCCGCGGTGACGTTCCTGGCCTCCGACGAGTCGTCGTACATCACCGGCCAGACCCTGTACGTCGACGGCGGCATCAGCCTCGGCGTCTGA
- a CDS encoding HIT family protein, whose translation MAGEGCVFCSIVAGDVPADVVLETDALLAFLDQRPVFKGHVLLVPREHVVTLPELPADLRDPFLAAAQRIATAVVDELGAQGSFVAINNTVSQSVPHLHLHVVPRTKGDGLRGFFWPRQKYADGERAAYAERLRAALA comes from the coding sequence ATGGCGGGCGAGGGGTGCGTCTTCTGCTCCATCGTTGCCGGTGACGTGCCGGCCGACGTGGTCCTCGAGACCGACGCGCTCCTCGCCTTCCTCGACCAGCGGCCGGTCTTCAAGGGCCACGTGCTCCTGGTCCCGCGCGAGCACGTGGTGACCCTGCCCGAGCTGCCGGCCGACCTGCGCGACCCCTTCCTGGCCGCCGCGCAGCGCATCGCCACCGCCGTGGTCGACGAGCTCGGCGCGCAGGGCTCCTTCGTGGCGATCAACAACACCGTCAGCCAGTCCGTGCCCCACCTGCACCTCCACGTCGTGCCCCGCACGAAGGGCGACGGCCTGCGCGGCTTCTTCTGGCCCCGGCAGAAGTACGCCGACGGCGAGCGGGCGGCGTACGCCGAGCGCCTCCGCGCCGCGCTGGCCTGA
- a CDS encoding zinc metalloprotease yields the protein MHVRSTRPTRTAPLAATLAAAVGSLALGALAIGSPATAVPVDDAGSALLASPAAAECEDAPSAAREKPGAAAAEPALYAKKDAKKYGVLPDEPTLPVGSVEIDTVFHVLTAEAPSAADRERTEQMITDQMQVLNDAYSGATSPFAADTPFRFALDHTTWTVDAEWAQVTPGKSEKDMKAALHEGDSETLNVYVADIGGGLLGWAYFPKGYNNGRDYIDGVVVLDESMPGGTVDPYAEGDTLVHEVGHWLMLEHTFAGACSASGDGVADTPREAYPQFGCPEGADSCPTPGLDPVHNFMDYTVDDCMDMFTAGQADRMSDAWLAFRAGGNG from the coding sequence ATGCACGTGCGCAGCACCCGCCCCACGCGGACCGCCCCGCTGGCCGCCACCCTGGCCGCCGCCGTCGGCTCCCTCGCCCTGGGCGCCCTCGCCATCGGCTCGCCCGCGACGGCCGTCCCCGTCGACGACGCCGGCTCGGCGCTCCTCGCGTCCCCGGCCGCGGCCGAGTGCGAAGACGCACCCTCGGCGGCGCGCGAGAAGCCGGGCGCCGCCGCGGCCGAGCCGGCGCTCTACGCCAAGAAGGACGCCAAGAAGTACGGCGTGCTCCCCGACGAGCCCACCCTGCCCGTGGGCTCGGTCGAGATCGACACCGTCTTCCACGTGCTCACCGCCGAGGCGCCGAGCGCGGCGGACCGGGAGCGCACCGAGCAGATGATCACCGACCAGATGCAGGTGCTCAACGACGCCTACTCCGGGGCGACCTCGCCGTTCGCGGCCGACACCCCGTTCCGCTTCGCGCTCGACCACACCACGTGGACCGTCGACGCCGAGTGGGCGCAGGTCACCCCCGGCAAGAGCGAGAAGGACATGAAGGCCGCGCTGCACGAGGGCGACTCCGAGACGCTCAACGTCTACGTCGCCGACATCGGCGGCGGGCTCCTGGGCTGGGCCTACTTCCCCAAGGGCTACAACAACGGCCGCGACTACATCGACGGCGTCGTGGTCCTCGACGAGTCGATGCCCGGCGGCACCGTCGACCCCTACGCCGAGGGCGACACCCTGGTCCACGAGGTCGGCCACTGGCTGATGCTCGAGCACACCTTCGCCGGTGCCTGCTCGGCGTCGGGCGACGGCGTCGCCGACACCCCGCGCGAGGCCTACCCGCAGTTCGGCTGCCCCGAGGGCGCCGACTCCTGCCCGACCCCAGGCCTCGACCCGGTCCACAACTTCATGGACTACACCGTCGACGACTGCATGGACATGTTCACCGCCGGTCAGGCCGACCGGATGAGCGACGCCTGGCTGGCCTTCCGCGCCGGCGGGAACGGCTGA
- a CDS encoding M15 family metallopeptidase — protein sequence MVLGKPLVVVSTLLALVAGVVPAAAALAERAPSREVPPGLTLSAPPTYAGAQAPVTVTLADEAGEPVAGASLRVERRTGDTWAEAAVVTTAEDGTASLPLTLTRRPEDNVVRATWAGDETREPQATGPVTLPLRRRNARLRVKGPDEVVDETSVRVAVLWTTGAGEPLAGEVTLQHKRKGRWRDAEVLDTDDRGRAHTRIAPRDDSRWRLRTARQPWLERGRSPVHRVDNVPPGSVVRLGGPDPRRSLPRASRAEGDGASPVITRVPGRVWRSMQGRTWHRGCPVGRPQLRLLRINYWGYDGYRYRGELVVAAPVVGQMSAALRDMYDAGLPIRSMVRADRFGWSARLRGADDYASMAAGNTSAFNCRQVVGRTGVRSPHAWGRSLDINTWENPYRSSHGLVPNSWWASRSHPRVAWRSSQHRVVSIMRRHGLRWTYGTADSHHFDAVPRSGKRGRDVHDEHAPVLPPECKTEVCD from the coding sequence GTGGTCCTCGGGAAGCCTCTGGTCGTCGTCAGCACCCTCCTCGCGCTCGTGGCCGGGGTGGTGCCCGCGGCGGCCGCGCTGGCCGAACGGGCGCCCAGCAGGGAGGTCCCGCCCGGCCTCACGCTGAGCGCGCCGCCCACCTACGCCGGGGCACAGGCCCCGGTCACCGTGACCCTCGCCGACGAGGCGGGTGAGCCGGTCGCCGGGGCGTCGCTGCGCGTCGAGCGGCGCACCGGTGACACGTGGGCCGAGGCCGCCGTCGTGACGACCGCCGAGGACGGGACCGCCTCCCTGCCGCTCACCCTGACCCGCCGCCCCGAGGACAACGTCGTGCGCGCGACCTGGGCCGGTGACGAGACCCGCGAGCCGCAGGCGACGGGGCCGGTCACCCTGCCGCTGCGGCGGCGCAACGCCCGGCTGCGGGTGAAGGGCCCCGACGAGGTCGTGGACGAGACCAGTGTCCGCGTGGCCGTGCTATGGACCACCGGTGCCGGGGAGCCGCTCGCGGGCGAGGTCACCCTGCAGCACAAGCGCAAGGGGCGCTGGCGCGACGCCGAGGTGCTCGACACCGACGACCGCGGACGAGCCCACACCCGGATCGCCCCGCGGGACGACTCGCGCTGGCGGCTCCGCACGGCGAGGCAGCCGTGGCTGGAGCGGGGGAGGAGCCCCGTGCACCGGGTGGACAACGTGCCGCCGGGCAGCGTCGTACGACTCGGCGGGCCGGATCCGCGCCGTAGCCTGCCGCGGGCCTCGCGCGCCGAGGGTGACGGAGCCTCTCCGGTCATCACCCGCGTCCCCGGGAGGGTCTGGCGCTCGATGCAGGGCCGCACCTGGCACCGCGGCTGCCCCGTGGGCCGCCCGCAGCTGCGGCTGCTGCGCATCAACTACTGGGGCTACGACGGCTACCGCTACCGCGGCGAGCTGGTCGTGGCCGCCCCGGTCGTCGGGCAGATGTCGGCGGCGCTGCGCGACATGTACGACGCCGGGCTGCCGATCCGCTCGATGGTCCGCGCCGACCGGTTCGGCTGGTCCGCCCGGCTCAGGGGCGCCGACGACTACGCCTCGATGGCGGCCGGCAACACCAGCGCCTTCAACTGCCGCCAGGTCGTGGGGCGCACCGGGGTCCGCTCGCCGCACGCCTGGGGCAGGTCGCTGGACATCAACACCTGGGAGAACCCCTACCGCTCCTCCCACGGCCTGGTCCCCAACTCCTGGTGGGCCTCCCGCAGCCACCCGCGGGTGGCGTGGCGCTCGAGCCAGCACCGGGTCGTGTCGATCATGCGCAGGCACGGCCTGCGCTGGACCTACGGCACCGCCGACAGCCACCACTTCGACGCGGTGCCGCGATCGGGCAAGCGCGGGAGAGACGTGCACGACGAGCACGCCCCCGTCCTGCCCCCCGAGTGCAAGACCGAGGTCTGCGACTGA
- a CDS encoding potassium channel family protein, translating to MARNTPRSTSRPKGAVAVIGLGRFGKSLALELMAGGTEVLGVDADPRTVQSLAGRLTHVVEADSTNEEAMRQLGVHELERAVVGVGTDLEASILSTSVAVNLGVREVWAKAISQAHARILTQVGAHHVVRPEHDMGKRVAHLVSGRMLDYIELDDGYAFVKTKPPKQILGKPLRETEIRSAFGITVVGIKRGTRAFTYATPDTVVVPGDVIIVSGEREAVERFSDLP from the coding sequence TTGGCTAGGAACACCCCCAGGAGCACGAGTCGCCCCAAGGGCGCGGTCGCCGTCATCGGCCTGGGCCGCTTCGGCAAGTCCCTGGCGCTGGAGCTGATGGCCGGCGGCACCGAGGTGCTCGGCGTCGACGCCGACCCCCGCACCGTCCAGTCCTTGGCCGGGCGGCTCACCCACGTCGTGGAGGCCGACTCCACCAACGAGGAGGCGATGCGCCAGCTCGGCGTGCACGAGCTCGAGCGGGCCGTCGTCGGCGTCGGCACGGACCTCGAGGCGAGCATCCTGTCGACGTCGGTCGCGGTGAACCTCGGCGTCCGCGAGGTGTGGGCCAAGGCGATCAGCCAGGCGCACGCGCGGATCCTCACCCAGGTCGGTGCGCACCACGTCGTACGCCCCGAGCACGACATGGGCAAGCGGGTCGCGCACCTGGTGAGCGGGCGGATGCTGGACTACATCGAGCTCGACGACGGCTACGCCTTCGTCAAGACCAAGCCCCCCAAGCAGATCCTGGGCAAGCCGCTGCGCGAGACCGAGATCCGCTCCGCCTTCGGCATCACCGTCGTCGGCATCAAGCGCGGCACCCGGGCCTTCACCTACGCCACGCCCGACACCGTGGTCGTCCCCGGCGACGTCATCATCGTCTCCGGCGAGCGCGAGGCCGTGGAGCGCTTCAGCGACCTGCCCTGA
- a CDS encoding TrkH family potassium uptake protein, whose amino-acid sequence MRTRRLRLFRHPAQVVVAGFGLAVAVGTLLLMLPVARTGTDWTDPVTALFTSTSAVCVTGLVVVDTGTYWSTFGEVVILALIQVGGLGTMTLASLLGLAISRRLGLRARVTAAAETKAVGLGDVRGVVLGVARTSLVIEAAVAVVLGLRFWAAYDVSPGRAAYLGVFHSVSAFNNAGFALWSDSLVRFATDPWICLPIAASVIVGGIGFPVILELRKRLRTPRAWSMHTKMTLWATGVLLVLGTVLITANEWRNPATLGQLDTPGRLLAGFFQAVMPRTAGFNSVDTGAMYEGSLLVTVVLMFIGGGSAGTAGGIKVTTFVLLFFVIWAEVRGERDVQAFERRIGERVVRQALTVALLSVGLVMAATVVLVEITRMSTHLVLFEVVSAFATVGLSTGITADVGTAGHLVLVLLMFVGRLGPITLVSALALRERQRLYHHPEGRPLIG is encoded by the coding sequence GTGCGCACACGCCGACTGCGGCTCTTCCGGCACCCGGCCCAGGTGGTCGTCGCCGGGTTCGGTCTCGCCGTCGCGGTCGGGACGCTGCTGCTGATGCTCCCGGTCGCGCGCACCGGCACGGACTGGACCGACCCGGTCACCGCGCTGTTCACCTCCACCAGCGCGGTCTGCGTGACCGGCCTGGTCGTCGTCGACACCGGCACCTACTGGTCGACCTTCGGCGAGGTCGTGATCCTGGCGCTCATCCAGGTCGGCGGCCTCGGCACCATGACCCTGGCCAGCCTGCTGGGCCTGGCCATCTCGCGCAGGCTCGGACTTCGTGCCCGGGTCACCGCCGCGGCGGAGACCAAGGCGGTCGGCCTGGGCGACGTCCGCGGTGTCGTGCTCGGCGTCGCGCGCACCAGCCTGGTCATCGAGGCCGCGGTGGCGGTGGTGCTCGGGCTGCGCTTCTGGGCGGCGTACGACGTCTCGCCCGGGCGTGCGGCCTACCTGGGTGTCTTTCACTCGGTCTCGGCGTTCAACAACGCCGGCTTCGCCCTGTGGTCCGACAGCCTGGTCAGGTTCGCGACGGACCCGTGGATCTGCCTGCCGATCGCGGCGTCGGTGATCGTCGGCGGCATCGGCTTCCCGGTGATCCTGGAGCTCCGCAAGCGGCTGCGCACCCCGCGGGCCTGGTCGATGCACACCAAGATGACCCTGTGGGCCACCGGCGTCCTGCTGGTGCTCGGCACGGTCCTCATCACCGCCAACGAGTGGCGCAACCCCGCCACCCTCGGCCAGCTCGACACCCCCGGCCGGCTCCTGGCCGGCTTCTTCCAGGCGGTGATGCCGCGCACGGCCGGCTTCAACTCCGTCGACACAGGAGCGATGTACGAGGGCTCGCTGCTGGTCACCGTGGTGCTGATGTTCATCGGCGGCGGCTCGGCCGGGACCGCGGGCGGCATCAAGGTCACGACGTTCGTGCTGCTGTTCTTCGTCATCTGGGCCGAGGTCCGCGGCGAGCGCGACGTGCAGGCCTTCGAGCGCCGCATCGGCGAGCGGGTCGTGCGCCAGGCGCTGACCGTCGCCCTCCTCTCGGTCGGGCTGGTCATGGCGGCGACCGTCGTGCTGGTCGAGATCACCCGCATGTCGACGCACCTGGTGCTCTTCGAGGTCGTCTCCGCCTTCGCCACGGTCGGGCTCTCCACCGGCATCACCGCCGACGTCGGGACCGCCGGCCACCTCGTGCTCGTGCTGCTCATGTTCGTCGGTCGCCTCGGCCCGATCACACTGGTCTCGGCGCTCGCCCTGCGCGAGCGCCAGCGGCTCTACCACCACCCGGAAGGCAGGCCCCTCATTGGCTAG
- a CDS encoding dienelactone hydrolase family protein: MTHVVLFHHVAGLTPGVTALADRWRAAGHEVTTPDLFEGRTFGSVEEGFAFVQSSGGFDEVRARALAAVADLPEQVVYAGISMGVVAAQHVAAQRPGAVAGVFLESFVAPEHVGEWPTGAPVQIHGMERDAFFGLEDLEPAREFAATRDDVEVFTYPGDAHLFVDSSLPAHDPGAAALVDERVLAFLASL; the protein is encoded by the coding sequence ATGACACACGTCGTCCTCTTCCATCACGTCGCCGGCCTGACCCCGGGCGTGACCGCCCTCGCCGACCGCTGGCGCGCCGCCGGCCACGAGGTCACCACCCCCGACCTCTTCGAGGGGCGCACCTTCGGCTCGGTCGAGGAGGGCTTCGCGTTCGTGCAGTCGTCCGGTGGCTTCGACGAGGTCCGGGCGCGGGCGCTGGCAGCGGTCGCCGACCTGCCCGAGCAGGTCGTGTACGCCGGCATCTCGATGGGCGTCGTCGCGGCCCAGCACGTCGCGGCGCAGCGGCCCGGCGCGGTGGCGGGGGTGTTCCTGGAGTCGTTCGTGGCGCCCGAGCACGTCGGCGAGTGGCCGACCGGCGCGCCGGTGCAGATCCACGGCATGGAGCGCGATGCGTTCTTCGGCCTGGAGGACCTCGAGCCCGCGCGCGAGTTCGCCGCGACCCGCGACGACGTGGAGGTCTTCACCTACCCCGGCGACGCCCACCTGTTCGTCGACAGCTCGCTCCCGGCCCACGACCCCGGGGCCGCCGCGCTCGTCGACGAGCGCGTCCTGGCCTTCTTGGCTTCGCTGTAG
- the chrA gene encoding chromate efflux transporter — protein sequence MTAEQAGARPDVVPLREAARTWFRISLQTFGGPAGQIAMMQRELVDERRWIGQRRFLHALSFCTLLPGPEAQQLSIYIGWLLNGIKGGLIAGTLFVLPGIVALLTLSALYVGAGDTTVVEALFAGLAPAVLAVVAQAVWRLSGRALGHPALVGLAVAAFVSLVALDVPFPAVVAGAAVVGWLLGRWLPEALPHRRTAPDGDGPAPLIPDDALHSAPASRRHSLVVLSVGLVLWVAPVLGFVVLLGRDTVFVDQAVFFSGAALVTFGGAYAVLAFVAQQAVDVYGWLAPGEMVRGLALAESTPGPLIMVVQFVAFLGAYRDPGTLDPWVAGVLASLLTVWVTFVPCFVFIFLGAPYLERLRGHAGLSAALSGITAAVVGVIANLAVLFALATLFDRTREVGAGPVAVDVPVLGSLDPVAVGLLALAALLLGRGWTVLRVLGACAVVGVVLGLLGAPV from the coding sequence GTGACAGCCGAGCAGGCGGGTGCCCGCCCCGACGTGGTCCCCCTCCGCGAGGCGGCCCGGACCTGGTTCCGCATCTCGCTGCAGACCTTCGGCGGCCCGGCGGGGCAGATCGCGATGATGCAGCGCGAGCTCGTGGACGAGCGTCGCTGGATCGGTCAGCGCCGCTTCCTGCACGCGCTGTCGTTCTGCACGCTGCTGCCCGGACCCGAGGCGCAGCAGCTGTCGATCTACATCGGCTGGCTGCTCAACGGGATCAAGGGCGGGCTGATCGCCGGCACGCTGTTCGTGCTGCCCGGGATCGTCGCGCTCCTCACCCTCTCCGCCCTGTACGTCGGAGCAGGCGACACCACCGTCGTCGAGGCCCTGTTCGCGGGGCTGGCGCCCGCCGTGCTCGCGGTCGTCGCGCAGGCCGTGTGGCGGCTCTCGGGCCGGGCCCTGGGCCACCCTGCGCTGGTGGGGCTGGCCGTGGCCGCGTTCGTGTCGCTGGTGGCCCTCGACGTCCCGTTCCCCGCGGTCGTGGCCGGCGCGGCGGTGGTCGGCTGGCTCCTGGGCCGGTGGCTCCCCGAGGCGCTGCCGCACCGGCGTACCGCACCGGACGGGGACGGCCCCGCGCCGCTCATCCCCGACGACGCCCTGCACTCCGCACCCGCCTCCCGACGGCACAGCCTCGTGGTGCTGTCGGTGGGGCTGGTGCTGTGGGTGGCGCCGGTCCTGGGATTCGTGGTCCTCCTGGGGCGGGACACGGTGTTCGTCGACCAGGCGGTCTTCTTCTCCGGGGCGGCGCTGGTGACCTTCGGCGGGGCCTACGCGGTGCTGGCGTTCGTGGCGCAGCAGGCCGTCGACGTCTACGGCTGGCTGGCCCCGGGGGAGATGGTGCGCGGGCTGGCGCTGGCCGAGTCCACGCCGGGACCGTTGATCATGGTGGTGCAGTTCGTGGCGTTCCTGGGGGCCTACCGCGACCCCGGCACGCTCGACCCCTGGGTCGCCGGCGTGCTCGCCTCGCTGCTCACGGTGTGGGTGACGTTCGTGCCGTGCTTCGTCTTCATCTTCCTCGGCGCCCCCTACCTCGAGCGGCTGCGCGGGCACGCGGGGCTCTCGGCGGCGCTGAGCGGCATCACCGCCGCCGTGGTCGGCGTCATCGCCAACCTCGCGGTGCTCTTCGCGCTGGCGACGCTCTTCGACCGGACCCGGGAGGTCGGGGCCGGGCCGGTCGCCGTCGACGTGCCGGTCCTCGGCTCGCTCGACCCGGTCGCAGTCGGCCTGCTCGCGCTGGCGGCGCTGCTGCTCGGACGCGGGTGGACGGTGCTGCGGGTGCTGGGAGCGTGCGCCGTGGTCGGCGTGGTGCTGGGCCTGCTCGGCGCGCCGGTCTGA
- a CDS encoding IS3 family transposase, with protein sequence MNFLSHRNLGDVEFATVDSVDSYNNRRLHSTLGMMTPVEFEHAHFAILNLEPQPA encoded by the coding sequence GTGAACTTCCTATCTCACCGCAACCTCGGCGACGTAGAGTTCGCCACCGTCGACTCGGTCGACTCGTACAACAATCGGCGCCTGCACTCGACCCTTGGGATGATGACCCCAGTCGAGTTCGAGCATGCCCACTTCGCGATTCTCAACCTAGAGCCGCAACCCGCATAG
- a CDS encoding amidohydrolase family protein: MAEPDLTWEQEVERTTAFWQRLGLPGLLDVHTHFLPPPVQAKVWEQFDQAGPKLGREWPIRYRGSVEERVAQLRALGVRRFSTLPYAHRPGIARYLNEWAAGFKRDVPESLWSATLYPEDDVAAYVAEGIAAGVEIWKVHVQVGEFHLDDPALDAAWALLAEAGTPVVVHAGHAPVGNDYTGHASSARVLERHPGLTMVVAHMGAPDFTEFLDLADRYERVRLDTTMVFTDFELGDAPGGPPAYADGLLDRLDRQRDRLLLGTDFPTIPYPYVHQLESLERLGLGDDWLRAVCWHNAEALVGAGAEYPLDPGR, from the coding sequence GTGGCTGAGCCGGACCTCACCTGGGAGCAGGAGGTCGAGCGCACCACCGCGTTCTGGCAGCGCCTGGGCCTGCCCGGGCTGCTCGACGTGCACACCCACTTCCTGCCGCCGCCGGTGCAGGCGAAGGTCTGGGAGCAGTTCGACCAGGCCGGCCCGAAGCTCGGTCGCGAGTGGCCGATCCGCTACCGCGGCAGCGTCGAGGAGCGGGTGGCCCAGCTGCGCGCGCTCGGGGTACGCCGGTTCTCGACGCTGCCCTACGCCCACCGGCCGGGCATCGCGCGCTACCTCAACGAGTGGGCGGCGGGCTTCAAGCGGGACGTCCCCGAGTCGCTGTGGTCGGCGACGCTCTACCCGGAGGACGACGTGGCGGCGTACGTCGCCGAGGGCATCGCCGCCGGGGTGGAGATCTGGAAGGTGCACGTGCAGGTGGGGGAGTTCCACCTCGACGACCCGGCGCTGGACGCGGCGTGGGCGCTGCTCGCCGAGGCCGGCACCCCCGTGGTCGTGCACGCGGGGCATGCGCCGGTCGGCAACGACTACACCGGGCACGCGTCGTCGGCGCGGGTGCTCGAGCGGCACCCGGGGCTGACGATGGTCGTGGCACACATGGGCGCGCCGGACTTCACCGAGTTCCTCGACCTGGCCGACCGCTACGAGCGGGTGCGGCTGGACACGACGATGGTGTTCACCGACTTCGAGCTCGGCGACGCGCCCGGCGGCCCACCGGCGTACGCCGACGGGCTGCTGGACCGGCTGGACCGGCAGCGCGACCGGCTGCTGCTGGGCACCGACTTCCCGACGATCCCGTACCCCTACGTGCACCAGCTGGAGTCCCTGGAGCGGCTCGGACTGGGCGACGACTGGCTGCGGGCGGTCTGCTGGCACAACGCCGAGGCGCTGGTGGGGGCCGGGGCGGAATACCCGCTGGACCCGGGCCGTTAG
- the smpB gene encoding SsrA-binding protein SmpB, with protein MAREQGQKMIAQNKKARHDYAIEDTYEAGLVLQGTEVKSLRMGRASLVDGFVDLDRGEAWLHGVHIPEYSQGTWTNHSARRKRKLLLHREEIDKIERRVNEKGLTVVPLSLYFKDGRAKVEIALARGKKSWDKRQSIAERTAKREVEVEVGRRLKGMRD; from the coding sequence ATGGCCAGGGAGCAGGGGCAGAAGATGATCGCGCAGAACAAGAAGGCGCGACACGACTACGCCATCGAGGACACCTACGAGGCCGGCCTGGTCCTGCAGGGGACCGAGGTGAAGTCCCTGCGGATGGGCCGCGCCAGCCTCGTCGACGGCTTCGTCGACCTCGACCGCGGGGAGGCCTGGCTGCACGGCGTGCACATCCCGGAGTACTCCCAGGGCACCTGGACGAACCACTCCGCGCGCCGCAAGCGCAAGTTGCTGCTGCACCGCGAGGAGATCGACAAGATCGAGCGCCGGGTCAACGAGAAGGGCCTCACGGTGGTCCCGCTGTCGCTGTACTTCAAGGACGGCCGCGCCAAGGTCGAGATCGCCCTGGCACGAGGCAAGAAGTCGTGGGACAAGCGGCAGTCGATCGCCGAGCGCACCGCCAAGCGCGAGGTGGAGGTCGAGGTCGGGCGCCGGCTGAAGGGCATGCGTGACTGA
- a CDS encoding peptidoglycan DD-metalloendopeptidase family protein, with protein sequence MRFFPSASRQRLAAAAAAGALALGAMSVPTSPFSLAADDLKDQQKKVQKKIHGAAEDLEHSSAAARKALAKAEAARADLDRAKGRLSRVRVRLESARTRDERMAEKLQQAEDRLEQARIDLAAGREALAEQRRVVRDRVADSYMQGSPELATITSLLRTRSTEDLTRQQTATGAIMSRETGMYDDLEAAELVLQTRETEVQTAKQEVAADRRKAAQHLEKIRRLTAQAVSRRDDVRDLAATRADARRAAFAAKLKDRKALNRLKKQEARIKQRILAAARASRGSSISAQPSGFLQRPVSGPVTSSFGYRTHPIYKYWGMHDGTDFGVACREPLKASGTGTVIAKYYSEVYGNRLYLSLGRVNGKSLTVVYNHAYGYRYDVGDRVARGAVVGTVGSTGWSTGCHLHFTVLVAGKAVDPMNWL encoded by the coding sequence GTGCGCTTCTTCCCCAGCGCCTCCCGTCAGCGCCTGGCAGCGGCCGCAGCGGCCGGTGCCCTGGCGCTGGGCGCCATGTCCGTTCCCACCTCCCCGTTCTCGCTCGCCGCTGACGACCTGAAGGACCAGCAGAAGAAGGTCCAGAAGAAGATCCACGGCGCGGCGGAGGACCTGGAGCACTCCAGCGCGGCCGCCCGCAAGGCGCTGGCCAAGGCGGAGGCCGCGCGCGCGGACCTCGACCGCGCGAAGGGCCGGCTCAGCCGGGTCCGCGTCCGGCTGGAGTCCGCCCGCACCCGCGACGAGCGGATGGCCGAGAAGCTGCAGCAGGCCGAGGACCGGCTCGAGCAGGCCCGCATCGACCTCGCGGCCGGCCGGGAGGCCCTGGCCGAGCAGCGCCGGGTCGTGCGCGACCGGGTCGCGGACTCCTACATGCAGGGCAGCCCCGAGCTCGCCACGATCACCAGCCTGCTGCGCACCCGCTCCACCGAGGACCTCACCCGTCAGCAGACGGCCACCGGCGCGATCATGAGCCGCGAGACCGGCATGTACGACGACCTCGAGGCCGCCGAGCTGGTGCTGCAGACCCGTGAGACCGAGGTGCAGACGGCCAAGCAGGAGGTCGCCGCCGACCGGCGCAAGGCCGCCCAGCACCTGGAGAAGATCCGTCGGCTCACCGCGCAGGCCGTCTCCCGGCGCGACGACGTGCGGGATCTGGCCGCCACCCGCGCCGATGCCCGCCGCGCGGCGTTCGCGGCGAAGCTGAAGGACCGCAAGGCGCTGAACCGGCTCAAGAAGCAGGAGGCGCGGATCAAGCAGCGCATCCTGGCCGCCGCCCGTGCGTCGCGGGGCAGCTCGATCAGCGCGCAGCCCTCCGGCTTCCTGCAGCGCCCGGTCTCCGGCCCGGTCACCTCCTCCTTCGGCTACCGGACCCACCCGATCTACAAGTACTGGGGCATGCACGACGGCACCGACTTCGGTGTCGCCTGCCGCGAGCCCCTCAAGGCCTCGGGCACCGGCACCGTGATCGCGAAGTACTACTCCGAGGTCTACGGCAACCGGCTCTACCTCTCGCTGGGGCGCGTCAACGGCAAGTCGCTGACGGTCGTCTACAACCACGCCTACGGCTACCGGTACGACGTCGGCGACCGGGTCGCCCGCGGCGCCGTCGTCGGCACGGTCGGCTCGACCGGCTGGTCCACCGGCTGCCACCTGCACTTCACCGTCCTGGTGGCAGGCAAGGCCGTGGACCCGATGAACTGGCTGTAG